TGTGCGCGCTGCTGCCCTGCAAGGACGTGTTCCCCGGCGCTGCGCACTTCTCCGAACGCAAGGGCCAACCGCCCTACGTCGAGGCCTACGACAACGACAGTGCAGCCAAGAAACTGCTCGGCTACGTCATGCTCTCGACCGACATCACCGACACGCCCGCCTACTCCGGCAAGCCCGTCGTCACGCTGATCGGCATGGACACCGGCGGCCATTTCGTCGGCGTCAAAGTGCTCAAGCATTCCGAGCCGATTCTGCTGCTCGGCATCCCCGAATCGGCGCTCATCAACTTCAACAACCAATACCTCGGCAAGTCGGTTTCCGAACGCATCGAAGTCGGCCCCTCGCGCCCCGACGAAGGCGTGATCGGCCTCGACGCGATCTCCGGCGCCACCGTCACCGTCATCGCGCAAAATCAAGTCGTGCTGATGTCCGGCGCAGCCGTTGCGCGCCAGGCCGGCATCATCGCGCCCATCGTGCGCGAGCCCGCCAAATTCAACACGCTCAGTCAGAAATTCAACTGGCAGCAACTCGTCGAAATGGGTGCAGTCAAGCGCCTCGTCGTCAAGCAGGAACAGGTCGGTCTGCCGCGCAACCCCACACCTTTCATCGACCTGTGGTTCGGCGATCTGAACCAGCCCGACATCGGCAAAAGCCTGCTGGGCGACAACGGCTACGCCAGCCTGCAATCGCGCATCCAGCCGGGCGAAAGCGCCTTCTTCATCGTGCGCACGGACGGTGCCGAATCGTTCAAAGGATCGGGCTTTGTGCGCGGCGGCATCTACGACCGCGTGCAGGTCAAACAAGGTCCGGATTCGTTCACCTTCCGCGATCTCGACGCCTTCAATCTCTACGGCCTCGAAGCCGATGGCGCGCCGCGCTACACCGAATCGTCGATCTTCGTGATCCGCTCGGCATCGTTCTCCGCTGCTTATCCATGGAAGCTCGCGTTCCTCGGCAACCGTATCGATCAAGCCACCGGCCATCGCAGCTTTGCGGTGTTCGAAACCAACTACTGGATGCCCGAAAAGCTGCTCGATGGCGGTCGCCCGAAAGTCGTCGAACCCGACGCGCCATGGGTGCGCGTGTGGAAAACGCAAAGCTGGAAGATCGCGCTGTTCGCGGGTCTGCTCACGCTGCTCACCATCGTCTATGCCCTGCGCGAAAAGCTCACGCGCCTGTCCACGCACAAGAACAAGTGGCCGGTCAACGCCTTCAAATACAGCTTCTGGGCGATCAGCATCGTCTTCGTCGGCTTTGGCGCGATGGCGCAGCCTTCGATCACGCAGGTGCTGACCTGGTTCCACTCGGTGCTGTTCCAGTGGACGTGGACGCTGTTCCTCACCGATCCGTTCATCTTCCTGTTCTGGATCTTCATCATCGTCACGGTGTTCCTGTTCGGACGCGGCCTGTTCTGCGGCTGGATCTGCCCGTTCGGATCGCTGTCGGAAGCGCTCTACAAAGTCGCGCACCTCGTCGGCCTCAAGCGCTTTCAGTTCCAGCTTCCGCAGGTCTGGCATGACCGCCTGAAGTGGCTCAAATACGTGATCTTTTTCGGTCTGCTCGCCGTGTCGCTGTACGACATGACACTGGCCGAAAAGCTCGCCGAAATCGAACCCTTCAAGACCACCTTCCTCGTCGGCATCACGAACCGCGCATGGCCGTATGGACTGTTCGTCTGCGTGCTGCTCGGCCTGTCGCTGTTCATCGAGCGTCCGTTCTGCAAATACCTCTGCCCGCTCGGCGCATCGCTGGCCATTCCCAGCACCTTCCGCTGGTTTGGCTTGAAGCGCAAACAGGACTGCAACAGCTGCAAGGCCTGCGCCGTGGGCTGCGGCGCGCAGGCCATCGACGCTGCCGGTCGCATCGACCATCGCGAGTGCCTGCACTGCCTCGACTGCATGGTGCTCTACACCGATGTGAAGGGGTGCCCGCCCCTCGCCAAGGAACGCAAGCGCCGCGAAAAGGACGGCCTCGAAATCACGCCCATCGGCAAGAACGGCTACTTCATCCCGATCACGCCCGACGCCACCTGGCAGGCACAGATCAGCGCCAAGGCAGTCAACGGTCCCGACCCACGCATGCCGACCGATCCCGTGCTGCTGGAGCGCCTCGACAAAGCTCCGCTCATCAAGCGCATCGCCCTCGAATTCGTGGAACACCTGAGCCCGTGGAGCAGCGCTGGCTGGGCCGAACACCGCATGTTCAACCTGCTCGCCGTTCCTGCTTTCATCGCCATCATCGCCGCGTGGATTCTGCTCGGCATGGGCCGCATGTCGACCAGCGCCATCATCGTGAGCTGGTTTGTGTGGAGCGTGATCGAAGTGCTGCTGCGCCTTGGCAACCGTCGCTACGTGAAGGACGGTGCCTGGTGGCAAAGCCGCTACCGCGTGGCCAACCTCATGGACATGCTGAGCTATGTGGCGTTCAAGAACCTGCTGATCGGCGCGGCCCTGCTGCTGATCCTGCGCGCGGTGAACTGGACCGTCGCATGAATCCCTTCTTACGACCTTGCCGATTTGTGATCCTTGCAGCGCTCGCCTGCAGCTTTGGCTGGATTCAAGCGGCCACCATTTCAGTCCAACCCGGAGAAGACATCGCCGCAGCCGTTGCAAAAGCCACTGCGGGCGATGTCATCGAAATCGCGCGTGCGCAGTACCGCACCAATCTTTTGATCGACAAGCCGCTCACCCTGCGCGGCATCGACCGCCCCACCTTGAGCGGCGGCGAAGAAGGCGACACCATCCGCGTGACCGCGCCCGACGTGGTGATCGAAGGCCTGATCGTGCGCGACTCGGGCAGCAGCTTGAAGGACCAGAACGCGGGCATCTACATCCGCCCCGGCGCGCACCGCGCCATCGTGCGCAACTGCGACCTGACCTACAACCTGTTCGGCCTGTGGATCGAAAAAGCCGACGACGTGCTCATCGAAGGCAACCGCATCACCGGCAAGCGCGACTACTCGTCCTCGCAACGCGGCAACGGCGTTCAGCTCTACAACACCAAGGGCGCGCGCATCTTCAACAACGACATCAGCTTCGTGCGCGACGCGCTGTATGTCGACGTGTCGCACCACGCGGTGTTTCGCGGCAACAAGCTGCACCACAGCCGCTACGGCACGCACTACATGAACTCCTACTACAACCTGTGGGAGGACAACGACACCTACTACAACCGAGGTGGTCTCGCGCTCATGGAGGTGCGCAACCAGATCGTGCGCAACAACCGCGCCTGGGGCAATTCCGATCACGGCATCATGCTGCGCACCATCCAGGACTCGGTCATCGAGAACAACGTCGTCGCGGGCAACAACCGCGGCTTTTTCATCTACGACGTGGAGTACATCCAACTCACAGGCAACCTTGTCGTGGACAACGTGGTCGGCGTGCATCTTGCCGCCGGCTCCACGCGCAACGCGGTGGAGCGCAACGACTTCATCTCCAACCGCGAACAGGTGCGCTACGTCGGCTCGCGCGACGAGCGCTGGGGCACGAAGG
This genomic stretch from Diaphorobacter sp. HDW4B harbors:
- a CDS encoding NosR/NirI family protein, which codes for MLSFRRKLQSRVLTIWTSLLLLIALTLASAGAHAGGTAYEAELPADVHTNKNLCALLPCKDVFPGAAHFSERKGQPPYVEAYDNDSAAKKLLGYVMLSTDITDTPAYSGKPVVTLIGMDTGGHFVGVKVLKHSEPILLLGIPESALINFNNQYLGKSVSERIEVGPSRPDEGVIGLDAISGATVTVIAQNQVVLMSGAAVARQAGIIAPIVREPAKFNTLSQKFNWQQLVEMGAVKRLVVKQEQVGLPRNPTPFIDLWFGDLNQPDIGKSLLGDNGYASLQSRIQPGESAFFIVRTDGAESFKGSGFVRGGIYDRVQVKQGPDSFTFRDLDAFNLYGLEADGAPRYTESSIFVIRSASFSAAYPWKLAFLGNRIDQATGHRSFAVFETNYWMPEKLLDGGRPKVVEPDAPWVRVWKTQSWKIALFAGLLTLLTIVYALREKLTRLSTHKNKWPVNAFKYSFWAISIVFVGFGAMAQPSITQVLTWFHSVLFQWTWTLFLTDPFIFLFWIFIIVTVFLFGRGLFCGWICPFGSLSEALYKVAHLVGLKRFQFQLPQVWHDRLKWLKYVIFFGLLAVSLYDMTLAEKLAEIEPFKTTFLVGITNRAWPYGLFVCVLLGLSLFIERPFCKYLCPLGASLAIPSTFRWFGLKRKQDCNSCKACAVGCGAQAIDAAGRIDHRECLHCLDCMVLYTDVKGCPPLAKERKRREKDGLEITPIGKNGYFIPITPDATWQAQISAKAVNGPDPRMPTDPVLLERLDKAPLIKRIALEFVEHLSPWSSAGWAEHRMFNLLAVPAFIAIIAAWILLGMGRMSTSAIIVSWFVWSVIEVLLRLGNRRYVKDGAWWQSRYRVANLMDMLSYVAFKNLLIGAALLLILRAVNWTVA
- a CDS encoding nitrous oxide reductase family maturation protein NosD yields the protein MNPFLRPCRFVILAALACSFGWIQAATISVQPGEDIAAAVAKATAGDVIEIARAQYRTNLLIDKPLTLRGIDRPTLSGGEEGDTIRVTAPDVVIEGLIVRDSGSSLKDQNAGIYIRPGAHRAIVRNCDLTYNLFGLWIEKADDVLIEGNRITGKRDYSSSQRGNGVQLYNTKGARIFNNDISFVRDALYVDVSHHAVFRGNKLHHSRYGTHYMNSYYNLWEDNDTYYNRGGLALMEVRNQIVRNNRAWGNSDHGIMLRTIQDSVIENNVVAGNNRGFFIYDVEYIQLTGNLVVDNVVGVHLAAGSTRNAVERNDFISNREQVRYVGSRDERWGTKEGNHWSNYLGWDRDGNTLGDVPYEANDMVDSLTWRYPSIKLLLASPAVQALKLVSQQFPILRMPSVVDPHPRMQPGNNQWRDWLGKHFPGQ